In one Silene latifolia isolate original U9 population chromosome 10, ASM4854445v1, whole genome shotgun sequence genomic region, the following are encoded:
- the LOC141605180 gene encoding abscisic acid receptor PYL8-like, producing MEAEYITKHHKHQEIGPNQCSSCLTKRIKASTDIVWSLVRRFDQPQRYKPFISECNLRGDFKVGTVREVNVRSGLPATTSTERLELLDDVQHILGVRITGGDHRLKNYSSVITVHPETINGRPGTLLIESFVVDVPDGNTIEDTCCFVEALINCNLNCLADVSEKIASGNSPTESDLVQVKSL from the exons ATGGAGGCTGAATACATCACAAAGCATCATAAACACCAGGAAATTGGACCTAACCAATGTTCTTCTTGCCTTACTAAACGCATCAAAGCATCTACTGATATT GTTTGGTCCTTAGTGAGAAGATTTGATCAACCGCAAAGGTACAAGCCATTCATAAGTGAGTGCAATCTAAGGGGAGATTTTAAAGTTGGAACAGTGAGAGAAGTAAATGTGAGATCAGGCCTTCCTGCAACAACCAGCACAGAAAGATTGGAACTTCTAGACGATGTGCAGCATATTCTTGGTGTTCGAATCACAGGTGGTGATCATAGGTTGAAG AACTACTCATCTGTAATCACAGTTCACCCAGAAACGATCAATGGAAGGCCTGGAACATTATTAATAGAATCATTTGTTGTCGATGTACCTGATGGGAACACCATAGAGGATACTTGCTGCTTTGTTGAGGCTCTTATCAACTGTAACCTAAACTGCTTAGCTGATGTCTCTGAGAAGATTGCATCAGGCAACAGCCCTACAGAAAGCGATCTCGTACAAGTTAAATCTCTTTAA
- the LOC141607120 gene encoding putative F-box/kelch-repeat protein At4g22430, whose protein sequence is MVTKERPLPKELSAPCTTIGGDLSVCTSHSAQSLSSSLPFDRLTDDLLTEILLRVPIKPLYRSKCVSKHWLSFISSTCFARSYIITDHHNDMLLFRTLHNAGKVYALPLLPGAAYPHVSSIPLTFDFVDNIWEVTTKVLWRVLLVGSYGGLVLLSACFQDYHAEKIRQYCYYQYYLCNPVSKQWVELPLIPTCDTVGFTCYHAQQARGQDGISRIWADTDSYEEIIRNNVDYDPNKIDFTVVSINWNNEKGKFMARVFSSTDETAEWSIFHVPCPPGSRWTGIDLRAKLVFLNGKFHWCGTNCIAAYDPFNKPLDCDIIPLPPRDPVKSGTYTKLVLEACEGRLRLVKDFFTGRFVVWDLVDYANKVWVQKFDVDTDLGFQSFVGVVARDKVYMLSNYSSAIKLFDVRNKSEQHVYDHITSDNNVYKLRSVTPFFSSPWPTPVAVGQKKLLSYINFP, encoded by the coding sequence ATGGTTACTAAAGAGAGGCCATTACCAAAGGAGTTATCTGCTCCTTGTACTACTATAGGTGGTGATTTAAGCGTTTGCACTAGTCATAGCGCACAATCATTGTCATCATCATTGCCATTTGATCGTCTCACTGATGACCTTTTAACTGAGATCCTCCTGCGCGTTCCCATCAAGCCCCTTTATCGCTCCAAGTGCGTCTCCAAGCATTGGCTCTCTTTTATTTCCTCAACTTGTTTTGCCCGCTCCTATATCATTACTGATCATCATAACGACATGCTACTCTTCAGAACTTTACACAATGCTGGTAAAGTTTATGCCTTACCCCTTCTCCCTGGTGCAGCCTACCCTCATGTTTCTTCTATCCCCTTAACCTTTGATTTTGTAGATAACATTTGGGAGGTAACTACTAAGGTGTTGTGGCGCGTATTATTAGTTGGTAGCTATGGCGGTTTGGTCTTACTATCGGCCTGTTTTCAGGACTACCACGCTGAAAAAATCCGCCAGTATTGTTATTATCAGTATTATCTGTGTAACCCCGTGTCCAAACAGTGGGTCGAACTACCTTTGATCCCAACTTGCGATACTGTTGGTTTTACTTGCTACCACGCACAACAAGCTCGAGGACAAGACGGGATTTCTAGAATTTGGGCTGATACCGATTCCTATGAAGAGATCATTAGGAACAATGTTGATTATGACCCCAACAAGATTGACTTCACTGTCGTATCCATCAACTGGAATAACGAGAAAGGCAAGTTTATGGCTCGTGTATTCTCCTCTACTGATGAAACAGCCGAGTGGAGTATATTCCACGTCCCTTGTCCACCTGGTTCTAGGTGGACGGGTATAGACTTAAGAGCCAAGCTCGTATTTTTGAACGGAAAGTTTCACTGGTGTGGGACCAACTGCATTGCTGCATATGACCCTTTTAACAAACCTCTGGACTGTGATATCATTCCGTTACCTCCAAGGGATCCGGTCAAATCAGGGACTTATACAAAGTTAGTTTTGGAAGCGTGTGAAGGGCGTCTTAGATTGGTGAAAGATTTCTTCACCGGTAGATTTGTGGTTTGGGATCTTGTGGATTATGCTAATAAGGTGTGGGTTCAAAAATTTGATGTTGACACTGATTTAGGGTTTCAGTCCTTCGTCGGTGTTGTTGCCAGGGACAAGGTTTACATGCTATCTAATTACTCTTCAGCTATCAAGCTCTTTGATGTGAGAAATAAATCCGAACAACATGTTTATGATCATATCACTTCGGACAATAATGTTTACAAATTGCGGTCTGTCACACCATTTTTCTCAAGCCCATGGCCGACTCCTGTTGCAGTTGGACAGAAAAAACTATTGTCTTATATAAATTTCCCTTGA
- the LOC141605181 gene encoding protein WHAT'S THIS FACTOR 1 homolog, chloroplastic, with protein sequence MDSMFYLCPPKTAQFSSSPVLLSCKASIFENPISLRKPKLSVSVKSCNRSSFLGQGLILGGNEFGFRRIKKPFLQICPILAAVKRRKEMPFDSVIQRDKKLKLCLKIRKILMSQPDRAMPLREIGKYRKQLGLERGRRFIALLKKFPGVFEIEEEGAYLLRFKLTPEAESLYFEELKIRNGMEELLVVKIRKLLMMSLEKRILVEKIGHLRTDLGLPLEFRDTICHRYPQYFKVVPTERGPALELTHWDPELAVSAAEMAEEDNRIRELEEKNLIIDRPLKFNKVPLPKGLKLSKGEMRRISQFRDIPYISPYSDFSHLQSGSREKEKHACAVVHELLSLTMEKRTLVDHLTHFREEFRFSQQLRGMLIRHPDLFYVSLKGDRDSVFLREAYRGSQLVDKDRLLIIKEKMRALVSIPRFRRGLRKNDDGDSAGEEEREGEEGEEEWSDIDNQMGDEFDDDDKSDDEDYEDIWSDEDDTPPDFDDESDVRISSSKQVKKSDPMPEIAEDRALVFPDGRPREKW encoded by the coding sequence ATGGATTCTATGTTCTATCTATGTCCACCCAAAACTGCCCAATTCAGCTCTTCACCTGTCTTACTTTCATGTAAAGCTTCAATCTTTGAAAACCCGATATCGCTGCGTAAACCCAAGTTGTCTGTTTCTGTGAAATCATGTAATAGGTCTTCTTTTTTGGGTCAAGGTTTGATCTTGGGGGGAAATGAATTCGGGTTTCGGAGAATTAAGAAACCCTTTTTACAAATTTGCCCAATTTTAGCAGCTGTTAAGAGAAGAAAAGAAATGCCCTTTGATAGTGTTATACAAAGAGATAAGAAACTTAAGTTGTGTTTGAAAATTAGGAAGATTTTGATGAGTCAGCCTGATAGAGCTATGCCTCTTAGAGAGATTGGTAAGTATAGGAAACAATTGGGTTTGGAGAGGGGAAGACGGTTTATCGCGTTGTTGAAGAAGTTTCCTGGTGTGTTTGAGATTGAGGAAGAAGGGGCATATTTGCTTAGGTTTAAATTGACCCCTGAAGCTGAAAGTTTGTATTTTGAGGAGTTGAAGATTAGGAATGGGATGGAGGAATTGTTGGTTGTTAAGATAAGGAAGTTATTGATGATGTCGTTGGAGAAGCGGATTTTGGTGGAAAAGATTGGGCATTTGAGGACTGATCTTGGGTTGCCATTGGAATTTAGGGATACTATTTGTCATAGGTATCCTCAGTACTTTAAAGTTGTGCCTACTGAGCGAGGCCCGGCTTTGGAATTGACTCATTGGGATCCGGAACTAGCGGTTTCAGCTGCCGAGATGGCTGAGGAGGATAATCGTATTAGAGAGTTGGAAGAGAAGAATTTGATTATAGATAGGCCTTTGAAGTTTAATAAGGTGCCATTACCTAAGGGATTGAAACTTTCGAAAGGTGAGATGAGAAGGATTTCGCAGTTTAGGGATATTCCTTATATATCACCTTATTCGGATTTTTCACATTTGCAATCGGGTTCACGGGAGAAAGAGAAGCATGCTTGTGCTGTTGTTCATGAGCTTTTGAGCCTAACGATGGAAAAGAGGACTCTTGTTGATCATTTGACTCATTTTCGGGAAGAGTTCAGGTTTTCACAGCAGCTTAGGGGGATGTTAATCAGGCATCCTGATCTGTTTTATGTGTCCCTTAAAGGGGACAGAGACTCGGTTTTCCTTCGTGAAGCATATAGAGGTTCACAATTGGTTGACAAAGATAGGCTACTAATTATCAAGGAGAAGATGAGGGCGCTTGTTAGCATACCCAGATTTAGGAGAGGCCTTCGAAAGAATGATGACGGAGATTCTGCaggagaggaagagagagaaggaGAGGAAGGGGAAGAAGAATGGTCTGATATTGATAATCAAATGGGCGATGAGTTCGATGATGATGATAAGAGTGATGACGAAGATTATGAAGATATTTGGAGTGACGAAGATGACACACCCCCCGATTTTGATGATGAAAGTGATGTAAGGATTAGCTCAAGCAAACAAGTGAAAAAGTCTGATCCCATGCCCGAAATAGCGGAGGATCGTGCTCTGGTTTTTCCTGATGGACGGCCTCGTGAAAAATGGTGA